One part of the Meiothermus cerbereus DSM 11376 genome encodes these proteins:
- the ilvD gene encoding dihydroxy-acid dehydratase has protein sequence MRSDIIKKGPQQAPARAMLRAVGIGDEEFKIPWVGIVNTWTEGMPCNFHLRDLAADLKIGAKEAGFQTFEFGAPAISDGISMGTVGMRASLVSREVIADSIELIAQGYLYDGMIALVACDKTNPGAMMGVIRADVPSLVLYGGSIAPGILHGKKQTVVSVFEAVGQYAAGQISEEELAEVERTAIPGPGACGGQYTANTMAMVLEVMGFSPIGYNAIPAIVPEKKEAGRRAMHILAEAIQAGRTPKSFLTKKSFTNAIAAVAATGGSTNAVLHLLAVAREAGIKLTLEEFDKISRKTPVIADMRPWGQYTAWELWEAGGIPLVIRRLIEGGLIDGDQMTITGKTLWQETKNARETKGQKVVVKAEKAFKPEGGLRVLKGSLAPDGAVLKLAGTETKVHRGPARVFDGEQSAMKAVLKKQIKPGDVVVIRYEGPKGAPGMPEMLSVTSALVGEGLGPYVALVTDERFSGGTKGLMIGHVAPEAQVGGPIALVKEGDIISIDCDRGILNLEVPEKELAKRAKAWKPPKPHYKSGLFARYAELVSSAREGAVLLKP, from the coding sequence ATGCGTTCGGACATCATCAAAAAAGGCCCTCAACAAGCCCCCGCCCGGGCCATGCTGCGCGCGGTGGGCATCGGCGACGAAGAGTTCAAGATTCCCTGGGTGGGCATCGTAAACACCTGGACCGAAGGGATGCCCTGCAACTTCCACCTGCGCGACCTGGCCGCCGACCTTAAGATTGGGGCCAAAGAGGCCGGCTTCCAGACCTTCGAGTTTGGCGCCCCGGCCATCTCCGACGGCATCAGCATGGGTACGGTGGGCATGCGGGCCTCGCTGGTGAGCCGCGAGGTGATCGCCGATTCGATTGAACTCATCGCCCAGGGCTACCTCTACGACGGCATGATAGCGCTGGTGGCCTGCGACAAAACCAACCCCGGGGCCATGATGGGGGTCATCCGGGCCGACGTGCCCAGCCTGGTGCTGTATGGCGGCTCCATCGCGCCGGGCATCCTGCACGGCAAAAAGCAGACCGTGGTCTCGGTCTTCGAGGCGGTGGGACAGTATGCTGCCGGCCAGATCAGTGAAGAAGAGCTGGCCGAGGTCGAGCGCACCGCCATCCCCGGCCCCGGCGCCTGCGGTGGGCAATACACCGCCAATACCATGGCCATGGTTCTGGAGGTGATGGGCTTCTCCCCCATCGGCTACAACGCCATACCGGCCATCGTGCCCGAGAAGAAGGAAGCCGGGCGGCGGGCCATGCACATCCTGGCCGAGGCCATCCAAGCAGGCCGCACCCCCAAAAGCTTCCTAACCAAAAAGAGCTTTACCAACGCCATCGCGGCGGTAGCGGCCACCGGCGGCTCCACCAATGCGGTGCTGCACCTGCTGGCCGTGGCCAGAGAGGCCGGGATTAAGCTCACCCTGGAGGAGTTCGACAAAATCTCGCGCAAAACACCAGTAATTGCCGACATGCGCCCCTGGGGCCAGTACACCGCCTGGGAGCTGTGGGAAGCCGGGGGCATTCCGCTGGTGATCCGCCGCTTGATCGAGGGCGGGCTGATTGACGGCGACCAGATGACCATTACCGGCAAAACCCTCTGGCAGGAAACCAAAAACGCCAGAGAAACCAAAGGCCAGAAGGTGGTGGTCAAGGCCGAAAAAGCCTTCAAACCGGAGGGGGGTCTGCGGGTGCTAAAGGGCTCGCTGGCCCCAGACGGCGCGGTGCTCAAGCTGGCCGGAACCGAGACCAAAGTACACCGGGGGCCGGCCCGGGTCTTCGATGGCGAACAAAGCGCCATGAAGGCCGTGCTCAAGAAGCAGATCAAACCCGGCGACGTGGTGGTGATCCGCTACGAAGGCCCCAAAGGCGCACCCGGCATGCCCGAGATGCTCTCGGTCACCTCGGCCCTGGTGGGCGAAGGGCTGGGGCCTTATGTGGCCCTGGTCACCGACGAGCGCTTTAGCGGCGGCACCAAGGGCCTGATGATCGGGCACGTGGCCCCCGAGGCCCAGGTGGGCGGCCCTATTGCGCTGGTCAAGGAAGGCGACATCATCTCGATTGACTGCGACCGGGGCATCCTGAACCTGGAAGTCCCGGAAAAAGAACTCGCCAAACGGGCCAAAGCCTGGAAACCCCCCAAGCCCCACTACAAGAGCGGCCTGTTTGCCCGCTACGCCGAGCTGGTGAGCAGTGCGCGGGAGGGGGCGGTGCTCTTAAAGCCGTAG
- a CDS encoding Uma2 family endonuclease has protein sequence MVSDLSTKKWSLQEYHRLGEVGLLQDGRFELINGEIVEMSPVGIRHKDCVSRLVRVLGKRLAETAQLESQQPLVVGGDELMPDVFLLRPRPDYYEGQHFSAEDVLLLIEVAESSLKTDQEVKVPKYARQGVPEVWVADLGGERVWVYRHPAGGAYTHIQAYGRGERIQLESLGGVEIGVDEVLGKPLSA, from the coding sequence ATGGTCTCAGATCTCAGTACCAAGAAGTGGAGTTTGCAGGAGTACCATCGCCTGGGCGAGGTCGGTCTGCTACAAGATGGGCGGTTTGAACTGATCAATGGAGAGATTGTCGAGATGAGTCCGGTGGGCATTCGCCACAAGGATTGTGTGAGCCGGCTGGTTCGGGTGTTGGGCAAACGCCTGGCAGAGACAGCCCAGCTCGAGAGCCAGCAGCCGCTGGTGGTGGGTGGTGATGAGCTGATGCCCGATGTTTTTTTGTTGCGACCGAGGCCGGATTATTACGAAGGCCAGCATTTCAGTGCAGAGGATGTGCTACTGCTCATCGAGGTGGCCGAGTCTTCGCTCAAAACCGATCAGGAGGTCAAGGTGCCTAAATACGCCCGGCAGGGTGTGCCCGAGGTCTGGGTAGCGGATCTAGGCGGCGAGCGGGTCTGGGTGTACCGCCATCCTGCTGGGGGTGCCTATACGCATATCCAGGCTTACGGGCGCGGCGAGCGCATCCAGCTTGAAAGCCTGGGTGGTGTAGAAATCGGGGTGGACGAGGTTCTGGGAAAACCCCTGTCGGCGTGA
- a CDS encoding sensor histidine kinase has product MEPIPSLYRLIKLYRLILPLAIALVVVLFELSLEPYQGQPVAFWLRMGFYGLVGPLVTWMTLEWIAQQVQERERAQRALEVANQRLKAIGNILKRASAADNLEQALASVVQEVAQALGMEASLTLEGVRATSPGFKAGSGPLYEVPLPGLEGRLEVVLPRPLSSEEQNFLEVLVAEVAGALDSVRARSRDLLTLYEVDQALRAEANLGRLLERLMDRILAWAGASGGGVLLLDEENFLQPQVLRNLELPLYAFIPEERWKEALETPVFVRENLLAVPLREQSAIGLLLVQGEAENLRQRLPFLRFLAAQVTLAVRNAQAYLRAEELALTEERNRIAREIHDGIAQALAFMALKLDLSERLLATDPERAKEELQQVKETLRSQIREVRRSIFALRPIDLERYGFLESVRRYASAFAEQAGFRVRLSLPEKIELSQASELVFFRVLQEALANAAKHGRPGLVQVRLTPLGERGGVLEISDNGKGFQADARAGGMGGFGLTQMRERVEARGGRFEVESAENKGTTVRAELPF; this is encoded by the coding sequence ATGGAACCCATCCCTAGCTTATATCGCCTCATCAAGCTGTACCGGCTCATCTTGCCGCTGGCGATTGCGCTGGTGGTGGTGCTTTTTGAGCTTTCCCTCGAGCCCTACCAGGGCCAGCCGGTAGCTTTCTGGCTGCGGATGGGCTTTTATGGCCTGGTGGGGCCGCTGGTTACCTGGATGACCCTGGAATGGATTGCTCAACAGGTGCAAGAACGTGAGCGGGCCCAGCGCGCTCTGGAGGTAGCCAACCAGCGGCTAAAGGCCATTGGCAACATCCTCAAGCGGGCCTCGGCTGCCGACAACCTCGAGCAGGCCCTGGCCTCGGTAGTGCAGGAGGTGGCCCAGGCCCTGGGCATGGAGGCCTCGCTGACCCTCGAGGGGGTGCGGGCCACCTCGCCCGGCTTCAAGGCGGGGTCGGGGCCTTTGTACGAGGTGCCGCTACCGGGCCTGGAAGGAAGGCTCGAGGTGGTTCTGCCCCGGCCCCTTTCGAGCGAGGAGCAGAATTTTCTGGAAGTGCTGGTGGCCGAAGTGGCCGGGGCGCTGGACTCAGTGCGCGCCCGCAGCCGCGATCTGCTCACCCTCTACGAGGTAGACCAGGCCCTCAGGGCCGAGGCCAATCTGGGCCGACTGCTGGAGCGCCTGATGGATCGCATCCTGGCCTGGGCCGGGGCCAGCGGGGGCGGGGTCTTGTTGCTGGACGAAGAGAACTTTTTGCAGCCGCAGGTGCTGCGCAACCTCGAGCTGCCCCTTTACGCCTTCATACCCGAAGAGCGCTGGAAAGAAGCCCTGGAAACACCGGTTTTTGTACGGGAAAACCTGCTGGCAGTGCCCCTGCGCGAGCAGTCGGCCATCGGACTGCTGTTGGTACAGGGCGAGGCCGAAAACCTGCGCCAGCGGCTGCCCTTTCTGCGCTTTCTGGCCGCCCAGGTCACCCTGGCCGTACGGAACGCCCAGGCCTACCTGCGGGCCGAGGAGCTGGCCCTCACCGAGGAACGCAACCGCATAGCCCGCGAGATCCACGACGGCATCGCCCAGGCCCTGGCGTTTATGGCCCTCAAGCTCGACCTTTCCGAGCGACTCCTGGCAACCGACCCAGAACGGGCCAAAGAAGAGCTGCAGCAGGTCAAAGAAACCCTGCGAAGCCAGATTCGTGAGGTTCGGCGCAGCATTTTTGCCCTAAGGCCCATCGACTTAGAGCGCTACGGATTTCTGGAGTCGGTACGGCGCTACGCTAGCGCTTTCGCCGAGCAAGCTGGCTTCCGGGTGCGCCTGAGTCTGCCGGAAAAAATCGAGCTATCCCAGGCTTCCGAGCTGGTTTTTTTCAGGGTGTTACAGGAAGCCCTGGCCAACGCCGCCAAGCACGGCAGGCCGGGGCTGGTGCAGGTCAGGCTCACACCGCTGGGCGAACGGGGCGGTGTGCTGGAGATCAGCGATAACGGAAAGGGCTTCCAGGCCGACGCCAGGGCTGGTGGAATGGGCGGGTTTGGCCTGACCCAGATGCGCGAGCGGGTGGAAGCGCGGGGCGGGCGCTTCGAGGTCGAGTCGGCGGAGAATAAAGGCACCACAGTACGGGCCGAGCTGCCTTTTTGA
- the leuB gene encoding 3-isopropylmalate dehydrogenase — translation MPKIALLPGDGIGPEVTYAAVDVLKAADQVYGLNLEFEAFPFGGNAIDAYGEPFPEVTQKGCLAADAILLGAIGGPKWDNVARHLRAETGLLALRKAHGLYANLRPAKVLPGLEHLSPLKPEIARGVDVLVIRELTGGIYFGEPRGMSEAEGWNTERYSKPEVERIAKVAFEAARKRRGQVCSVDKANVLEVGEFWRKTVDEVHQHYPDVALEHQYVDAMAMHLVTRPSRFDVVVTGNIFGDILSDLASVLPGSLGLLPSASLGEKTPLFEPVHGSAPDIAGKGIANPTAAILSAAMLLTHVLGRPEVARQVEEAVTLALSTNPTPDLGGTASTQTFTQQVVEALQKVAA, via the coding sequence ATGCCCAAAATTGCACTACTTCCCGGTGACGGCATCGGCCCCGAAGTAACCTATGCCGCCGTAGATGTTTTGAAGGCTGCCGACCAGGTCTACGGCTTGAACCTCGAGTTCGAGGCTTTTCCCTTTGGTGGCAACGCCATTGACGCCTATGGGGAGCCCTTTCCCGAGGTGACCCAGAAAGGCTGCCTGGCTGCCGACGCCATCCTGCTGGGGGCCATCGGCGGGCCTAAGTGGGACAACGTAGCCCGCCACCTGCGGGCCGAAACCGGCTTGCTGGCCTTGCGCAAAGCCCACGGCCTGTACGCCAACCTGCGTCCAGCTAAGGTGCTGCCCGGCCTCGAGCACCTCTCCCCCCTCAAGCCCGAGATCGCCCGAGGGGTGGATGTGCTGGTCATCCGCGAGCTGACCGGTGGGATTTACTTCGGCGAGCCGCGCGGCATGAGCGAGGCCGAGGGCTGGAACACCGAGCGCTACAGCAAACCTGAAGTGGAGCGCATCGCTAAAGTGGCCTTCGAAGCCGCCCGCAAACGGCGGGGCCAGGTGTGCAGCGTGGACAAGGCCAACGTGCTCGAGGTGGGCGAGTTCTGGCGCAAGACCGTGGACGAGGTGCACCAGCACTACCCCGACGTGGCCCTCGAGCACCAGTACGTGGACGCCATGGCCATGCACCTGGTCACCCGGCCCAGCCGCTTCGATGTGGTGGTAACGGGCAACATCTTTGGTGACATCCTCTCCGACCTGGCCAGCGTACTGCCCGGCTCGCTGGGCCTCCTGCCCTCGGCCAGCCTGGGCGAAAAAACCCCCCTGTTCGAACCCGTCCACGGCTCCGCCCCCGATATTGCTGGCAAGGGCATCGCCAACCCCACGGCGGCCATCCTTTCGGCGGCCATGTTGCTGACCCATGTGCTGGGCCGCCCCGAGGTGGCCCGGCAGGTCGAGGAAGCCGTTACGCTAGCCCTCTCCACCAACCCCACGCCCGACTTAGGCGGTACGGCCAGCACACAGACCTTCACCCAGCAGGTCGTCGAGGCGCTGCAAAAGGTAGCAGCCTGA
- the leuD gene encoding 3-isopropylmalate dehydratase small subunit, translating into MALEPIKQVQGRAVHIPGNDIDTDRITPARYLKVVTFDGLGEALFYDERFNPDGSEKPHPLNDPRFKGATIMLVGANFGCGSSREHSPQAIYRAGFRALVGESFAEIFFGNATALSMPCVTAPKADIERLAQAIEQDPSLEVTVDVENLEVRYANVSFKVSLPATAQKALVEGRWDPIADLLEAGELIEQAAARLPKATRQ; encoded by the coding sequence ATGGCTTTAGAACCAATCAAGCAGGTGCAGGGAAGGGCCGTACATATCCCCGGCAACGACATCGACACCGACCGCATCACGCCGGCACGGTACTTGAAGGTAGTCACTTTTGACGGGCTGGGCGAGGCGCTCTTTTACGACGAGCGCTTCAACCCCGACGGTTCAGAAAAACCCCACCCCTTGAATGACCCCCGCTTCAAAGGGGCCACCATCATGCTGGTGGGGGCCAACTTTGGCTGTGGCAGCAGCCGCGAGCACTCGCCCCAGGCCATCTATCGCGCTGGTTTCCGTGCTCTGGTGGGCGAGAGTTTTGCCGAGATTTTCTTTGGCAACGCTACGGCCCTTTCGATGCCTTGTGTCACTGCCCCAAAGGCTGATATCGAGCGGCTGGCGCAGGCCATCGAACAAGACCCCAGCCTCGAGGTCACCGTGGATGTAGAAAACCTCGAGGTGCGCTACGCCAACGTCTCTTTCAAGGTCAGTTTGCCCGCTACCGCACAAAAAGCCCTGGTAGAAGGCCGCTGGGATCCCATCGCCGACCTGCTGGAAGCGGGGGAGCTGATCGAACAAGCCGCGGCCCGGCTACCCAAAGCCACCCGTCAATAG
- a CDS encoding NAD(P)-dependent alcohol dehydrogenase, translating into MNTAAQQNTFNAERSAQPSTMKAVVREIYGPPEVLKLTELSKPTPKDQEVRVKIHATTVTSGDCRVRSLKVPAGFGLMIRLAMGVVRPRQTVLGSEFAGEVEAVGKNVTRFKVGDRVFGIDGLGMGAHAQYKCLPESGALALIPPSLSYEDAVALPFGGATMMDFYQRARLKAGDKVLVNGASGAVGVAAVQLARHFGAEVTAVCSGANAELVRLLGAVQVIDYTKEDFSASGQTYDVIVDTVGTAPFARSKNSLRKGGRLLLVLATLWQMLSAPWESATSGKKVIAGPTSERAEYVQTLARLAQEGRLQPVIDRRYALEQITEAHRYVETGRKRGSVVVTVSHG; encoded by the coding sequence ATGAATACAGCCGCCCAACAGAACACCTTCAACGCTGAGCGCTCGGCACAACCAAGCACCATGAAGGCCGTCGTGCGTGAGATATACGGCCCGCCCGAAGTTCTGAAACTTACAGAACTCTCCAAGCCGACCCCCAAGGATCAAGAAGTAAGGGTCAAGATTCATGCCACCACCGTCACTTCTGGCGACTGCCGGGTACGCAGCCTCAAGGTGCCCGCTGGCTTCGGGCTGATGATCCGCCTCGCTATGGGGGTGGTGCGTCCGAGGCAGACCGTACTGGGGAGCGAGTTCGCCGGCGAGGTCGAGGCGGTCGGCAAAAACGTCACACGATTCAAGGTCGGTGACCGGGTGTTCGGGATCGACGGCCTCGGAATGGGTGCCCATGCCCAGTACAAGTGCTTGCCGGAGAGCGGGGCGCTGGCCCTGATTCCGCCCAGCCTGAGCTATGAGGATGCCGTCGCTCTCCCTTTCGGTGGCGCCACCATGATGGACTTCTACCAACGAGCCAGGCTGAAGGCCGGGGACAAGGTGCTGGTCAACGGGGCCTCGGGGGCGGTGGGGGTGGCCGCCGTGCAACTTGCCCGACACTTCGGGGCCGAAGTAACCGCCGTGTGCAGCGGGGCGAACGCCGAGTTGGTGCGGTTGTTGGGTGCGGTGCAGGTGATTGACTACACCAAAGAAGACTTTAGCGCCAGCGGCCAAACCTACGACGTGATCGTGGACACCGTGGGCACAGCCCCCTTCGCCCGTAGCAAGAACTCGCTGCGTAAGGGCGGACGACTGCTACTGGTGCTGGCTACGTTGTGGCAGATGCTTTCGGCCCCCTGGGAATCGGCAACCAGCGGCAAGAAGGTGATCGCCGGGCCAACCAGCGAACGAGCCGAATACGTGCAGACGCTGGCAAGGCTCGCCCAAGAAGGCCGCCTTCAGCCGGTGATAGACCGTCGCTATGCCCTCGAGCAGATCACCGAGGCCCACCGCTACGTGGAGACCGGCCGCAAGCGGGGGAGTGTGGTGGTCACGGTGAGCCACGGTTGA
- a CDS encoding RNA methyltransferase — MDWLDNVRIVLVGSQEPMNVGAAARAMQNFGVSDLWLVAPEPRVREDLAQHPGGSMAYRLAVHAEEVLDNMKIVDSLPEAVADTWLVVGTTVREREIYTGPVVGPKPMAERIAQVAPQGRVAVVFGRETSGLTTAEIDLSQLIVRIPTSSKQPSLNLAQAVLLLCYEIFGAASAPPAPSQTELASQEALQQLFDDLREYILRIGFTDEKRLPYAVRRFRRLLYKANLTPGEVQLLRGFLHQSRWYAQHGRRKTDLETNATSDP, encoded by the coding sequence ATGGACTGGCTCGACAACGTCCGCATTGTGCTGGTAGGCAGTCAGGAACCTATGAACGTGGGGGCGGCGGCCCGTGCGATGCAAAACTTTGGCGTATCGGATCTGTGGCTGGTAGCTCCAGAGCCACGGGTGCGGGAGGATCTGGCCCAACACCCCGGGGGTTCGATGGCCTACCGCCTGGCGGTGCACGCCGAAGAGGTGCTGGACAATATGAAGATTGTGGATAGCCTGCCCGAAGCGGTGGCCGATACCTGGTTGGTGGTGGGCACCACCGTGCGCGAACGAGAGATTTACACCGGCCCGGTGGTGGGGCCCAAACCGATGGCCGAGCGGATCGCCCAGGTGGCACCGCAGGGCAGGGTGGCGGTGGTGTTTGGGCGCGAGACCTCGGGCCTGACCACCGCCGAGATAGACCTTTCCCAGCTCATCGTGCGTATTCCCACCTCCTCCAAGCAGCCCAGTCTGAACCTGGCACAGGCCGTTTTGTTACTTTGCTACGAAATTTTCGGTGCTGCATCGGCCCCGCCTGCACCCAGCCAGACCGAACTAGCCAGCCAGGAAGCCCTGCAACAGCTCTTCGACGACCTACGGGAGTACATTTTGCGTATCGGATTTACCGACGAGAAGCGGCTGCCCTACGCAGTCAGACGGTTTCGACGGCTGCTGTACAAGGCCAACCTAACTCCTGGAGAGGTTCAGCTTCTACGTGGATTTTTGCACCAAAGCCGCTGGTACGCCCAGCACGGCAGGCGCAAAACCGACCTGGAAACGAATGCCACAAGTGACCCGTAG
- the leuC gene encoding 3-isopropylmalate dehydratase large subunit, whose product MGKSLYEKVWESHAIRTLPNGQTQLFIDTHLIHEVTSPQAFGMLRDLGLKVRFPERTFATVDHIVPTHSLLEPFEDPQADEMIRQLRKNVQEFGITFFDVNSGLQGIVHVIGPENGITQPGMTIACGDSHTSTHGAFGAIAFGIGTTQVRDVLATQTMAVSKLKVRRINVEGQLRPGVYAKDVILHIIKVLGVNGGIGYAYEYGGSVFDNFSMEERMTVCNMSIEGGARIGYVNPDQTTFDYLKGRLYAPKGAAWDEAVQRWKALASDPDAHYDDVVNIRAEDIAPTVTWGINPGQGCAITERVPDPALYPETERAALEEALKHMKLKPGQPIKGVKVDVAFLGSCTNGRISDFREAAKYLKGRKVAPGVRAIAVPGSQQVAKQCEEEGIAEIFRQAGFEWRGAGCSMCLAMNPDKLVGDELCASSSNRNFKGRQGSATGRTVLMSPVMVVAAAVTGRISDAREVFGEALVGT is encoded by the coding sequence ATGGGCAAAAGTTTGTACGAGAAAGTTTGGGAGAGCCACGCCATTCGCACCCTGCCCAACGGGCAGACCCAGCTTTTCATTGACACCCACCTGATCCACGAGGTCACCAGCCCCCAGGCCTTCGGTATGCTGCGCGACCTGGGCCTCAAGGTGCGCTTCCCCGAGCGCACCTTTGCCACCGTAGACCACATCGTGCCCACCCACTCCCTGCTCGAGCCCTTCGAAGACCCACAAGCCGACGAGATGATCCGCCAGCTTCGCAAAAACGTGCAGGAGTTTGGCATCACCTTCTTCGACGTGAACTCGGGGCTGCAAGGCATCGTGCACGTAATTGGCCCCGAAAACGGCATCACCCAGCCCGGCATGACCATTGCCTGCGGCGACTCCCACACCTCAACCCACGGGGCTTTTGGAGCGATTGCCTTCGGCATTGGCACCACCCAGGTGCGCGATGTGCTGGCCACCCAGACCATGGCCGTCAGCAAGCTCAAGGTGCGGCGCATCAACGTAGAGGGCCAGCTTCGCCCAGGGGTCTACGCCAAGGACGTGATTCTGCACATTATCAAAGTGCTGGGCGTAAACGGGGGCATCGGCTATGCCTACGAGTATGGCGGCAGCGTATTCGATAACTTCAGCATGGAAGAGCGCATGACGGTCTGCAACATGAGCATCGAGGGCGGGGCCCGCATCGGCTATGTGAATCCCGACCAGACCACCTTCGACTACCTCAAAGGCCGCCTCTATGCCCCTAAGGGTGCGGCCTGGGACGAAGCGGTACAGCGCTGGAAGGCCCTGGCCTCCGACCCCGACGCCCACTACGACGACGTGGTCAACATCCGGGCCGAGGACATCGCCCCCACCGTAACCTGGGGCATCAACCCCGGCCAGGGCTGCGCCATCACCGAGCGGGTGCCCGACCCAGCCCTCTACCCCGAGACCGAGCGGGCCGCGCTGGAAGAGGCCCTCAAGCACATGAAACTGAAGCCGGGCCAGCCCATCAAGGGGGTCAAGGTGGACGTGGCCTTTTTGGGAAGCTGCACCAACGGGCGCATCTCTGACTTCCGCGAGGCCGCCAAATACCTCAAGGGCCGCAAGGTGGCCCCAGGGGTACGGGCCATTGCGGTGCCGGGTTCGCAGCAAGTGGCTAAGCAGTGCGAGGAGGAGGGCATCGCCGAAATCTTCCGCCAGGCCGGGTTTGAGTGGCGCGGCGCGGGCTGTTCGATGTGCCTGGCCATGAACCCCGACAAGCTGGTGGGGGACGAGCTGTGCGCCAGCAGCTCCAACCGCAACTTTAAAGGGCGTCAGGGCAGCGCCACCGGGCGCACCGTGTTGATGTCGCCGGTGATGGTGGTGGCGGCAGCGGTGACGGGCCGCATCAGCGATGCCCGGGAGGTGTTTGGCGAAGCCCTGGTGGGCACTTAG
- a CDS encoding TetR/AcrR family transcriptional regulator C-terminal domain-containing protein: protein MSKKSPKVQSAKPPPKARLSREAVLQKALEVADREGIEALTMRRLARELGVEAMSLYYHFASKDKLLDAMIDLVFAEIELPPQGGWKSRMRARAASARAVLLRHRWALGLMESRTSPGPATLHHHNAVIECLRTNSFSVAAAAHAYSLLDSYVYGFVLQQLNLPFNRFEEADPATDSIMAEMAAGNYPYLVEMATEHVLRPGYDYGEEFEIGLEIVLDGLERLRSEA, encoded by the coding sequence ATGTCCAAAAAAAGCCCCAAAGTGCAAAGCGCTAAGCCCCCGCCCAAGGCCAGGTTGAGCCGTGAGGCGGTGCTGCAGAAAGCCCTCGAGGTCGCCGACCGGGAGGGTATCGAGGCCCTTACCATGCGCCGCCTGGCCCGGGAGCTGGGCGTGGAAGCGATGTCGCTTTATTACCATTTCGCCAGCAAAGATAAGCTCTTGGATGCGATGATTGACCTGGTATTCGCCGAGATCGAGCTGCCCCCCCAGGGCGGTTGGAAAAGCCGGATGCGGGCTCGAGCCGCCTCTGCCAGGGCTGTCCTGCTGCGCCACCGCTGGGCGCTGGGGCTGATGGAGTCGCGCACCTCCCCCGGCCCCGCCACCCTGCACCACCACAACGCAGTGATCGAGTGCTTGCGCACCAATAGCTTTTCGGTCGCAGCAGCCGCCCACGCCTATTCGTTGTTGGATAGCTACGTGTATGGTTTTGTCTTGCAGCAGCTTAATCTGCCCTTCAACCGCTTCGAGGAAGCCGATCCCGCCACGGACAGCATCATGGCAGAGATGGCGGCGGGCAATTACCCCTACCTGGTCGAGATGGCCACCGAGCATGTCCTGAGGCCGGGCTACGACTACGGCGAAGAGTTTGAAATCGGCCTCGAGATTGTGCTGGATGGGCTCGAGCGCCTGCGCAGCGAAGCGTGA
- a CDS encoding SDR family NAD(P)-dependent oxidoreductase, with protein MKLKGQTFIITGASRGIGEALALELARAGANLVIGARNPKALEFVRDEVRGLGVRCESVAGSAADSAVAEALVQEALRLGNFVGFIHNAGVLNAGPLAYELIEVQYDEVMESNVKGGYQLARFAYPHLIKQPGSVAVFLGSGVAEHNIPGMGIYAIAKAAEEHLARQLAIEAPEVTCFTYRPGIVETEMQRQLREAQGSASETLRPLFRGYQSQGRILTPEQSAKALVRLLEGDPRKFHGKIATVADSA; from the coding sequence ATGAAGCTAAAAGGACAGACCTTCATCATTACGGGAGCCAGCCGGGGCATTGGTGAAGCCTTGGCCCTCGAGCTGGCCAGAGCCGGGGCCAACCTGGTCATCGGGGCCCGCAACCCGAAGGCCCTCGAGTTCGTGCGGGACGAGGTACGCGGCCTGGGTGTGCGCTGCGAGTCGGTGGCGGGAAGCGCTGCCGATAGCGCCGTGGCCGAGGCGTTGGTACAGGAGGCCTTGCGACTGGGCAACTTTGTGGGCTTTATCCACAACGCCGGCGTTTTGAATGCGGGCCCACTGGCCTACGAGCTTATCGAGGTCCAGTACGACGAAGTCATGGAGTCCAACGTCAAGGGCGGCTACCAGCTGGCCCGCTTTGCCTACCCCCACCTGATAAAGCAGCCGGGCAGCGTCGCGGTCTTCCTGGGTTCCGGTGTGGCCGAGCACAACATACCCGGCATGGGCATCTATGCCATCGCCAAAGCTGCCGAGGAACACCTGGCCCGGCAACTGGCAATAGAAGCCCCCGAGGTTACCTGCTTCACCTACCGGCCCGGCATTGTAGAAACCGAGATGCAGCGGCAGCTTCGCGAGGCTCAGGGAAGCGCCAGCGAGACCCTGCGGCCCCTGTTCCGCGGATACCAGAGCCAGGGACGCATCCTCACCCCCGAGCAGTCGGCTAAGGCCCTGGTGCGCCTCCTCGAGGGCGACCCACGCAAATTTCACGGTAAGATAGCCACGGTTGCGGACAGCGCATAA